In Pseudomonadaceae bacterium SI-3, the sequence CTGCGCCGTTCGCGCTTGGTCAGAAGCAGGAGACCTTCTTACCGGTAGACCAAGCGTTCAGCCTGCGGGTCGAACGCCCAGCCAGCGGCGGTGTTGTGCTGCGCTGGGACATCGCGCCAGGTTATTACCTGTATCAGGAGCGGCTGCGGTTTGGTGGATTGGCAGCAGGTAACGAACCGCAGTTGCCACCGGGAGAGCCCTATCACGACGAGTATTTTGGCGATTCACAGGTCTATCGCAACAGCCTGGAGGTCACCCTCGCCGAGCCAGGCCTCGCTACGCTAGAACTGGGATGGCAAGGCTGCGCCGATGCCGGCTTGTGCTATCCGCCGCAGACTCGCACGGTCGATCTGAGCGGGTCTGCAGCGGGACCCTCTGAGCCTGTTCAGGCCGATGATCAGGCACTGGCAAGCAGACTGGCGCAACAGCCGCTTGGCTGGAGTCTGACGATCTTCTTTGGGCTTGGCTTGTTGCTCGCCTTTGCGCCGTGCTCCCTGCCGATGCTGCCAATCCTTGCCGGTATTGTGGTCGGCAGCCGGGCCAGCCCTCGCCGCGGCATGCTGCTTGCCGCTTCCTATGTGGTCAGCATGGCGCTGGTCTACGCCGCGCTGGGCGTCGTGGCTGCGCTTCTCGGTGCGAATCTGCAGGGATGGCTGATGCAGCCTTGGCTGATCGCCAGTTTTGCCGGCCTGTTCGTTCTGCTTTCCTTACCAATGTTTGGTTTCTTCGAGCTGCAGTTGCCGGCTGGTCTGCGTGATCGGCTGGAACAGGCCGGACGGAAGCGACAGGGCGGTAGCCTGGCTGGGGCCAGCGCGCTCGGGGTGTTGTCCGGCTTGCTGGTCGGGCCCTGCATGACCGCTCCGCTGGCTGCGGCATTGCTGTATATCGCCCAGAGCGGCAGTGCCGTCAACGGAGGGCTGGTGCTGTTTGCCCTTGGCCTGGGCATCGGAACGCCGCTGGTATTGCTGGTGACGGTCGGCAATCGCTTCCTGCCGAAACCGGGGCCCTGGATGGACCGCGTCAAAACCACGTTTGGTTTCATTTTTCTGGTCGCGGCCCTCTATGTGCTCCGCCCGTTGCTGACGGATTCGTGGTGGGTGGGCGTGTGGGGTGCATTCTGGCTGCTGGTTGCCAACGGACTCCTGCAGTTGTCGCGTCAGCTCAAGCAGCATCGGGCGTTGCTCGGCTCCGTTGCAGCGTTATCCGGCGTATGGGGCGTGGCGCTGGTGCTGGGTGCGGCGGGTGGCGCGGAGGATCCGAACCGGCCGCTTGCCGTGTTCACCAGCAGCGTCGCTTCGACAACTGAGATCGAGGGTCCGCAGGGTTTCGTTGGTTTCACCGATCCGGCTGTGCTTGATCGTGAGCTTGCTGCCGCCAAAGCTGCCGGGCAATGGGTACTGATCGACTACTACGCGGACTGGTGTGTGTCGTGCAAGGTCATGGAGAAGGAAGTGTTTGGCAACGGCCAGGTGCAAGCCGCGCTCAAGGGCGTACGCATGCTGCGACCGGATGTGACGCAGACCAATTCCGCCAGCCGCGAGCTGCTGGGGCGCTATCAGGTCATGGGGCCGCCGACGCTTTTGCTGATTGGCCCGGACGGGGCGGAGCGCCGCTCGCAACGCATAACCGGTGAGGTCGACGCCGGCCAATTCCTGGGTACGTGGAACGAAACGATGGAGCAAGGCTGATGATGACGATGAACGTGGGGCCGTTTGCGCTGGCCGTTCCCCATGTATTGCTGCTGGCGAGCCTGTTCTTGGCGATGCTGACCGGTTGGTGGGTTGGGCGGCGCAGCGAGCGCAACCCCGAGCAGCAGTTGTTCAGGCTGCTACTGGTGGCGCTGCTCGTCGCCAGGTTGGCGTTCGTGGTGGTCTACGTCGAGCATTTCCGAGATGAGCCATGGCGCGTGATCGACATTCGTGACGGCGGGTTCATTGCCTGGCCGGGCGTGCTGGTGGCCGTGCTGCTTGGCGTATGGCTGGCCAGGCGTGAGCTCGGATTGCGCAAACCGCTGGGCGCTGCGGTCGCTGTCGGTGTGCTGAGTTGGGGGTTCGGGACCTTCGCATTGCATGCCTTCGAGCAGGGCACGCGCCTTCCCGAGATGGGGCTGCGCGACAGTCAAGGTAAACCGGTTGCCCTGCAGGATTTCGTCGGCAAACCGCTCGTCGTCAATCTGTGGGCCACATGGTGTACGCCCTGCCGACGGGAGATGCCAGTCCTGGCAGAAGCACAACGCAACGAGTCCGAGGTGACCTTTCTCTTCGTCAACCAGGGCGAAGGCGAGCGGGTCATCGCGGACTTCCTCAGTGCTGAAGCGCTCGGTTTGGACAACGTGCTGCTCGACACCGGCGGCCGCCTCGGCCAGCACATAGGCTCTTCGGCACTCCCAACAACGCTTTTCTACGACGCCGACGGGCGGCAGGTTGGCAGCCACCTCGGTGAGCTTTCTCGCGCCAGTTTGGCGCGCGCCCTTGAACAACTGGAGGTAACCACTCAGCCATGAAAAATCTGCGACCGCTTTCTTTGTTCTGTTCAACGCTGGCCTTGCTGCACGCATCCGTGGCGCTGGCACAGGATCTGCCTCCTGCGGTCCAGGCCGTTGAGGCTCGCGGCGCCGAAGTGGTCGGTAGCTTCGACGCGCCGGGCGGATTGAAGGGCTACGCAGCACGCTATAACGGACAGGGCATCGCGCTTTATCTGACGCCCGACGGTGACCACGTTCTGATCGGCAGCCTGCTCGATGCCAGCGGCGAAGATCTGACGCGGGCTCCCCTTGAAAAACTGGTCTACGAACCTCTCAGCAAGGAAATGTGGCAACGGCTCGAGAGCAGCACCTGGATTCAGGACGGCGCTGTTGAGGCGCCGCGAATCGTCTACCTGTTCTCCGATCCGAATTGTCCGTACTGCAACATGTTCTGGAAGCAGGCCCGGCCATGGGTCGAGTCCGGCGACGTCCAGCTTCGCCATGTCATGGTCGGCATGCTGCGTCCGGACAGCGCGGGTAAATCTGCTGCGCTTCTGGAGGCTGAGAATCCAGCGGCCGCCTTGAGCAGGCACGAGGCAGCAGGGAAGGCGAGCAAACTGGAGCCGCTTGAGGAGGTATCGCCTAAGCTGACTGAGAAGCTTGAGGCGAACCTGACGCTGATGGGGGCGATGGGCGCCTCGGCAACGCCAGCCATTTACTACCTGGACGGCAACGGACGTTTGCAGCAGCAACAAGGTGCGCCTCGTCCAGATTCCCTGGCCGAGATCATGGGGCCGCTGTCACCGAAACGGTAGAAAGGTCAAACAGCACTGCCTGCTGCCAAAACTATAAAAAACGATCTGGAGGCTTTATGAATATCGCTCACTGGCCGCTGACGGGAGTGCTGATAGCAGCCTTTCTGCCCGCCCATGCCGCCGATTCGACGGCTGTCTATACCAAGGGCGGCTCCAATCCTGCCGCCATGGCTTGCGTCACCTGCCACGGAGTCGAGGGCGAGGGAATGGCGGCAGCTGGCTTTCCCAGGCTTGCTGGGCTCTCGGCTGGTTACATGAGAAAGCAACTGGCCGATTTCGCTTCTGGCGTACGCGCCAATCCCGTCATGCAGCCCATTGCTGCTGCCCTGAGTGCCGAGGAAGCGGACACAGTCACGGCGATGCTGGCTGACAAGCCGGGACCGCAGGTGGAACGGATCGGCCGTACTGCGGCTGCTGAAGGCTCAGGTGAAACGCTGGCCCTGCGGGGTGCCTGGGAGCGCAACATCCCTGAATGCGTCGCCTGCCACGGCCCCAGCGGAGTGGGTGTCGGCGACGCCTTTCCGCCGCTGGCGGGACAGTCTGCGCAGTACCTGGCCTCGCAGCTGACCGCCTGGCGTCAAGGCACGCGCAAGAACGATCCCAACGATCTGATGGGGCATATCGCCCGTAGCCTGACCGACGACGAGATCAAGGCCGTCTCGGCGTACTTCGCCGGTTTGACCGACCAAGGAGCAGCAAGATGAACACTCAAACCAGCGCCTTGCTGTTGATCGCCCTGGCCGCACCAGCCTATGCCGATGACATCGTGATGGAGGACCAGTCGCAGATTCTCACCGGGGCGGGTGAGACGGCCAGCAGCCGCTACTTTCAGCCACCCCAGGAGAGCGAACTTCCCGACGATGCTTACGGAAAGCTGGTCCAGGAAGGCCGCGCCATCTTTGTCGATACCAAAAACCGGGCTCCGGAATACGTGGGCAACGGCCTCGCGTGCGCGAACTGTCACCTTGAGCAGGGCCGCAAAGCCAACTCCGCTCCGCTGTGGGCGGCATACACCATGTATCCGGCATACCGGAAGAAAAACAACAAGGTCAACAGCTACGCCGAGCGGCTACAGGGGTGTTTCCAATTCAGCATGAACGGCAAGGCCCCAGAAGCGGACGGACCGGTGATCGCGGCACTGTCGGCCTATTCCTATTGGCTCGCTACCGGTGCCCCGACTGGTCAGGAGCTCCCCGGTCGTGCCTATCCGGAAGTGCCAAAACCTGAAAACGGCTATGACCTGGCCAAGGGCGAGCAGGTCTATGCGGCCCAATGCGCTGTATGTCACGGGCAGAACGGGGAAGGGCAGAAGTCCGGTGACGATTATGTGTTCCCACCCCTTTGGGGCGCTGACTCGTTCAACTGGGGGGCAGGCATGCACCGGATTAACACTGCCGCCGCGTTCATCAAGGAGAACATGCCGTTGGGCAAGGGCGGCAGCCTGTCGGATGAAGACGCCTGGCACGTGGCGGCCTTCATGAACAGCCATGAACGGCCCCAGGATCCGCGGCTGATCGACGGCTCGGTCGAAAAGACCCGAGACAAGTTCCACGCCAACGACGGCGTGAACCTCTACGGTGAAATCGTCAACGGCACGATGCTGGGCAAGGGCCTTTAGTCGATAGGGCTCGTATCGCAGCGGGCTAGGCGCCCGCGTTTCGCGGCGTCGACACACGTCCCGGCCGCCTGCTGCCAACTGTAGAGATTGCGGATCCTGCCGTCTGACATCAGTGCTCCCCGGCCATCAGAATTGCGGCTGTCGCGTAATGGCCTGCTGGCTACCGGTCATCATCCGAAAGAAACAGGTCGAATGATTTGAGGAACTGTCATGGCGATCGCGCCCCAAAACTGTACGAACCGCATTTTGCGGGCCGTGAAAGCAGAACGGAGGAGATACTGATGACACTCAAGCAATCGGCATCCCTATCGGCAGCAATACTCGCCGCAACCCTGGCCGTTGGCCTGCCCGGGACTGCCGTCGCGCAGCAGACCGGCCAGACCAATCAGGCAGGCCAACAGGCCGGAACGGGGGTGCGGTCCATCTCCGTAGGCCATAACGTCGTGGACGCAGTGGACGATGTGCGCGAGACCAGTGCCGACTTCATTGGTGCGCTCCTTGGCGCCGAGGAAGGCCTGGGACTTGGCAATTGGGAGCAGCAGGAACAGCGGCTCAACCAGATCGAGGAACAGTTGGAGCAGATGGAAGCCGTGCTGGACGAAAAGGCCGAAGCCACGGACCAGGAGTGGATCGACTGGATGGGCGGTCCAGATTACAGCGTGACCGTGACCAAGCAGATCAAGAACCTTGGCGCCCATCTGGAACAGGTCTCCAATATTCTCGCCGAGAATTGGCAGACCAAGGGCATCCAGGTACTGATCGGCAGCAACGTTCTAGAGCAATTACGCGACCTGCGCGAAACGACCGGCGATCTGCTCAACGCGATGGAGAATGCGGGCAGCGACTACGGTTGGACGACGGATCCGAACCGGTTCAAGCAATCGCGGGAGCGGCTGACGAAGATGTCCAACGACATCGACCAACTGTTGGTCATGTCGGACGCTGACTGGCGCGCCTATCTAGAATCTGACCGATTCCATATCGTCATCCACGACAACGTGGCGACCCTCGCCGACGTTCTTAAGAACATGACCAAGCCGAACCAGGGCTGACCGGCCCTACCACCCGCCATGCAAGCGGCGGCTTGCCAAAAGCCACCGCTTGCCATGCATGACGGAACACACGAACAGCAGTGCTCGTTAATAGCCGGCTGAGGGCGGTCGCTCTCCTCGAAGGTGGCGGCTCGTTTGTGTTCCGGCAGGTTGAAGTCGATTCGAGCGGGCACGGCGTTCGCTGAAAACACGTTTTCATTATTGGGAAGGGCGCCATCGGTGCAGTGATAGCTGTTCCATGGAAACGAGTTGTGACTGTTCAGCGGCCTGCTAACGCCCCTCAGATTGAGCTGCGTAGTGATTGTAGAAAAAGCGGTTATAAAACAGGTAGGCCGCACCGCCTGCGCATACCGCTACGATGCTGGACAGCGCCATGGCACCGTAAAGGGGAAAGGAGAGGGCCGGTAGGTATTCGCCCAAGTTGCGAAGGACAACGCCTTGCAGCGCGACGGCGGAGGAGGGAGCCAGGATCACCCCATAGGCCAAGCAGCTAACGTACGTCGAGATGGCCCAGCGAAAGCCAAGCAGGCGGCTAAGGGGGGCGGACCATTGCCGTATGCGCTCGGCAGGCAGTTGCAACAATTCATGGCAAATAGCCTGACAATCGCTACGCTCTTCTACCAGCTCGGCAATTTCCGCATTTAGTCTGGCACCCAATGCGCTTCCAGCGTGAAAAAGTCCGTCTTTGCGGCGACGCAGTTGCTGACCTTCAGAGTCGATCTGCTCCAGTCGAGCTCCTATTGCTTCGGTGCGCTCGAGGTTCTCGGAAAATTCGTGCTCTTCCTCCATATCCAAGAGGATGTCCGATTCATCAGGGACACGTGGGTGTCTGGCGTAAAGCAGTTCGCTGATGAGCCAGCCCAGCCATATGAAGGAAGTGGCCAGAAGGGTGAAAAGGAAAACCAACCATCCGACGAGCACAATGACTAGGCCAGCAGGATTGCTTTCTTGTTTTTTCTTTCTACTCATAGATGGGCGTTACTCAGGAAACGCGATGTTGGGATCAAACGATGGAGCACGCCCCTTGGTACGGCGGATGACCTGTACGAGCAAGGCCCGGCACTCATCCCGTTTTTGCTTGTGGCTGAACATCAATTGGTAGGAACCGAAGTCGCCGGACAGATTTAGCCCGTAGCGTCTGCCGCGGTTGCGTCCCTGTCCTATTCGCTGTGTATCGTTGTCCAGCCGTTGGATATCGTCGATGGCAAGCTGAATGCGATGGGCGTGGTCGAAGAAACGCCGTAGGCTGAGAATGTCATGCAGGCTGTTTTCCAGATCGTCAGCGCTAAAACTTAGGGCCGCGGATACCGGGTCAATGCGGATGCCAGCTGACTGGGCCTGCCAGACCCGCCAGCCAAATACGCTGGCCGCAATCACGCTGCCGCAGAACCAGATAGCGACCCAGAGTGCTGGTCTGAAATCGCTCAGCAGGAGCAGAACCAGTAACGTACCGATCAGGCACAGGCCGATAAGCATGGCCAGCCAGCAACCGAAGGTCGTCCGAATAGCATGCCAGATATCCACCACCGTATAGGTTTTGCCATATACGGAACGACGATGCGTACGATTCATGACAGTAAACCCCACACCAAAGAGACGGCGACTGCCAGGGCAGCGACGGTAGCTGGAAGGTAGAAATGCCATCGGGCAACCGGTATGAATATTTGCTCTGGTAAGGTTGGTTCTTGCTTCGGTACTGGTGCACTGGCCGGTTTTGGGGCTATCGGGCGCGCGACCGCCATGGCGGGTTCAGTAACAGCCGCGAAGTTGACTGAGAGATCGTCGTGCTCGTCGTGCTCGTCGTGCTCGTCGTGTTCGTCCGTTTCATCCGAGTCTTCGAGCTTTTCCAGCGCCTGCCGGAAAAGCATTTCTACGTCGTGCAGCAGATCGACGCCATAGGCATCGATATAGGCATGTGTGTGCCGCAGGCTGGTTTTCAGTAGCTCGCGGCTCATCCGGGAATGTCCTCCGGCGTCAGGGTGCGAAGTTGATCACGGCTGGGGTTATCGATTTGCGACAGCCGATTAGCGTGGGCCTGCATCACCTCCTCGAAGAACGTCCTCATTTCCCGTGCGTTGCCGTAATGGTCGCCGCGCAATTCCCAGCGGTTCTTTATGGTCTGGCGGCTCTTATGCCAGGCCTCAGCACGAAAGCGCAGTTCGTGTCTGTCGCATAGGCGACGGAAGACTTGCAGCAAGTCCGCGGGTTCGTAATCGTCGAACTGGATGTAACGGGTAAAGCGCGACTTCAGACCGGGGTTCGAGTCGATGAACGTCTGCATTTCCTCGGTATATCCCGCCACAATCACGATCAGGTCGTCGCGGTGGTCTTCCATCAGTTTGAGCAGCGTGGCGATTGCTTCGTGCCCGTAATCAGTCTCGTGGGCGTTCTTGACCAACGCATAGGCTTCGTCGATGAAAAGCACGCCACCGAAGGCGCTTTCTACTACCTCGCGGACAAGCCCGGGCGTCTGGCCAAGGTACTGCCCGATCATTCCAGAGCGGTCGGTTTCCACCAGATGGCCTTTGCGTAGCAAGCCGATGTCGCGGTAGATGTCGGCTATCAACCGGGCCACCGTGGTTTTGCCTGTGCCTGGATTGCCTGTGAACACCATATGCATGGAAACCGGCGGCACCGGCAGGCCGTTCTCCTTGCGGTTGAGGATGTAGCGGGCGAAATTCACGCTATTGCGCACCTCGCGCTTCACTCCCTCCAGGCCAACTAGACTCTCCAGCTCTTTCAGGGCTTCGCCGGGCGCAATCGGTGAGCGGCTGGAACCTGGCTCGGTTTCAAGCTCAAAGTGCTTTCGAATCGGTTCCAGCACCTGCTCCGCCCTATCCATGTCCTGGGGCGTCTTGTCACCATCCCAGGCCACAGCTGCCTGGATCAGATCGTCCAAGCAGCTGTAAGCCTCCTCACAGAACCCCGGCTGCAAGCGCTCGGCGATCAGCAAAAAAGCCGGCAACACCTGCGGGTCGAATGGGAGTTGCTTGTCGCGCAGTGCGCCATCAGCCAAATTTAGCTCCTTAACGCTGAGATCGTTTGCCAAGATGGTGTTGATGAACTCTTGGTGCCGCGAGCGTATCTGCCGGTCGCCGGTCATCACGTAGTCGAGCATAGGAAACAGCCAACCCAGCGTTAGCCGCACCAGTGAATGCGGCAGTTTGGGGTTGGCCCGAGTGAATCGCTCGTCCAGCCCGCCGGTTATCAGCAGATTGAGCAGGTGCATCAGGGCGATTTTGGCTTGGTCTAACTGCATCACTTAACAATCCGTTTCACTTCGACCGCGCTGATAAGTATCAGTAAGCAAATCTACGAGTTCTTGCTTTTTAGACATCTCTATTCTGTCTTCGCCTAAGGCTGCACCCGCTATAGCTTTCAAGTGCTGAATGGGTAGTGAGGCGAAGTCTAATTCTAGTTTCAATCTATTGGACAATGTTTGCCTCATCTTTGAGGGGGAGCGCCTGTCAACCTTGATATCTAGCTGATCGCAAAGGCTCCCTAATTTCCAAGAAGCTTCATTGATATAACATTCCAAGATCTTCTGGCTTACTGTCGCGTCGGAGTCTTCGTGCTGCTCGTTAGTAAGCCACTGCTCAATGCGATTTAAGATGGTCTCTTTGCCTCCCTCTTGGTTAAGGTTCAGCATCCGGCATAGTTCTCGAAGAAAACTATCATGGTAATCATCGAGCAGGACCCTAGGGTTTCCATCCCAATGCATTTTTATACTGCTTTTAAGTGCTTGCATTTGTTGGGGTGGTGATAGGCAGTTTTTGAATGTGTCATGGAGTAATTCTAGGTCTTGAGAATCCATTTCACCATGTTGGTCAAGAAAATAGTTAAGTAACTGGTCGCGTTTTTCGTGATAGATACGTTCTATTAGGCGAGAAAAGTTCGCCTCAAAGTCTTTGTGGTTAAGCTCGATTGCATTTTGCTCAGCAATAGCGCTTATGTCGGATGGCAGGTTTGCTGGAAAACCAGTCACGCCATTGGCGAAGATGGGAATGATTCTCCGGATTTTCTGAGATTTGTAGAGTTCAAGCGCCATAGCAATTTCTTGGCGCACCCAGTCATCCTTAGAGATACAGCGGTCTAACGATCCGGGAGTAACAATAAGTATAAAGTTGGGTGAGTTTCTTAGGTTATCCTTGATGTTATCTGCGAAACTTCCGAAACTCAAAGACTCGCTATCGAAAAAACACCTGAATTTTTTTTCTTCAAGTGCTTTGCATATTAGTCTCGCCGTGGTGGCGCCACCTTCTCGGCGATAGCTGATAAAAATGTCGTTCACTGTTTAGTCCCTTAAGTGGGTAGCTCAAACTTACGTTGGCGGTGTAGCAGTAGCCATTCGCCGTTCTCGGCAAGTGCCTCCTTACCTATGAACTTCAGAATGCTTTTGGCTGATTCGGTGTTTCCTGCTTCAATATGGTGATCTAGCACGATGATCGCGCGGCTGAACAAGTTTCCCATTTTTTGATATCTGTTGGCATCTTCCTCATAGGCCATCAGGTTTGTATGGTTTCGGCAGATTGCGGCCAGAACGAAAAGGATGGCGGCAAGTAATGTTAGCCAGGGCAGGAGTTGAGATGGGAGGCTGGCAATTGATTTAAGCAGGAGTAGCAGAGTGGTAGTGCCGCCTGCAAAGAACAGGAAGCGGCTATATAGCATCCACTTTATAACTTTCTGTTGTTTGCTAGCTGCGCTGCTTCCTCCGCTCAAAAAGAACTTTTTCTGATCCTCCAGCCAATGCGATTTTATCCATGGGAAATCGCAGTCCGTTAAGGCGGTATTCCCAGTTTTGGTAATATTTTGAATAGCATAACGAATCCAGCCTAGCTCATCGTTTTGACTACTCAGGTAATATTTGCTTGCGCACTCGTCTATGCCAGCAGCCTGCCAACAGGCTTGTACGCGTAATCCCTCCGCTAGTGCGCGCCAGTCCATGTATTGAGCTTCGCTGTTACGTGTGCCGCTGAAAAATGCTCGGTAGCTGGCGAAGGCAATAAGGCCAAAACCAATATGTAAGGTCAGCCAGTACCATTGCATGTCTGGTCCCAGATGCAATTGCTGGAAAAAAATAGACAGAAAAACAAGCAGACTGAGCAGCCACAGGGTGGTACTGCGTTGCTTTTGCTTGCTACGGGACAGAGCATCGGCAATGGCGAACGTCTGTAAACTGGATTCGATGACAGAAGGGTAATTTGCTTCACCAGTCAACCACTGACGGCTTTCGACTATCTCGTGAGGTGCTGCTTCCTGAATCTTTATTGCTGCCTGGTTGAAATCTTCTATGGACTGGAATATTTCACTCCAGCACTTGCGTGTGCCGATAGCGGCATCAGTAATTGCGGGGGCCCAGCTGCTGGCATCTTCGGCCGTATAGGCCAGTGGATTCTTTTTTCTATTGCAGCGCAGATGCCGAACTTGGCAGGTTTCCGGCTGTGCCAACGGATTGTCTTCGTTCTCGATGCCTTCACGACAAAGCCTTACAACATCGGCGGTTCCACCGGGTAAGGAATTTTCCGTACTACCGTCCCACAATGCATAGAGACACTGTGCTTGCTGCGCTAGGCATATTCCCAGAGCCTGGTAACTAGCATCACGTGATGGATCGCAAGCGAGATATCTCGGCATGGGAGCTACCTGTACTTCGGCAGCCTTGCTCAGAAGTAGTCGAAATTTCGCAAGTGTTTCGGGTGTAGAGAAATCCTGTTCGTACTCCGCTTGGGGCATGGGCAATACGGCCATCAGCTCGATGCTATGCTCCAGTGCTATCTCAGCGATTAGCCAATCGGCACCTTCGGCAAGGCCGTTCAATAATTGAAAGCGTGTGCCAGGGTATTGCTTGCGTAGTGTTGTGAACTCTATATGCAGCGCCTCGCGAATCGAGGCGATTTCTGTATCCAATAAATCGCGATGGCCGCTGGTGGCTAGCACGACAGGAATTGGGCCGAATGTCATTGATCACTCCAGGCAAGGTCAATCAGAGATGATGTCAGGTTTTCCGGATTGCGCTT encodes:
- a CDS encoding thiol:disulfide interchange protein; protein product: MQLASAAPFALGQKQETFLPVDQAFSLRVERPASGGVVLRWDIAPGYYLYQERLRFGGLAAGNEPQLPPGEPYHDEYFGDSQVYRNSLEVTLAEPGLATLELGWQGCADAGLCYPPQTRTVDLSGSAAGPSEPVQADDQALASRLAQQPLGWSLTIFFGLGLLLAFAPCSLPMLPILAGIVVGSRASPRRGMLLAASYVVSMALVYAALGVVAALLGANLQGWLMQPWLIASFAGLFVLLSLPMFGFFELQLPAGLRDRLEQAGRKRQGGSLAGASALGVLSGLLVGPCMTAPLAAALLYIAQSGSAVNGGLVLFALGLGIGTPLVLLVTVGNRFLPKPGPWMDRVKTTFGFIFLVAALYVLRPLLTDSWWVGVWGAFWLLVANGLLQLSRQLKQHRALLGSVAALSGVWGVALVLGAAGGAEDPNRPLAVFTSSVASTTEIEGPQGFVGFTDPAVLDRELAAAKAAGQWVLIDYYADWCVSCKVMEKEVFGNGQVQAALKGVRMLRPDVTQTNSASRELLGRYQVMGPPTLLLIGPDGAERRSQRITGEVDAGQFLGTWNETMEQG
- a CDS encoding peroxiredoxin, yielding MMTMNVGPFALAVPHVLLLASLFLAMLTGWWVGRRSERNPEQQLFRLLLVALLVARLAFVVVYVEHFRDEPWRVIDIRDGGFIAWPGVLVAVLLGVWLARRELGLRKPLGAAVAVGVLSWGFGTFALHAFEQGTRLPEMGLRDSQGKPVALQDFVGKPLVVNLWATWCTPCRREMPVLAEAQRNESEVTFLFVNQGEGERVIADFLSAEALGLDNVLLDTGGRLGQHIGSSALPTTLFYDADGRQVGSHLGELSRASLARALEQLEVTTQP
- a CDS encoding thiol:disulfide interchange protein DsbG, whose amino-acid sequence is MKNLRPLSLFCSTLALLHASVALAQDLPPAVQAVEARGAEVVGSFDAPGGLKGYAARYNGQGIALYLTPDGDHVLIGSLLDASGEDLTRAPLEKLVYEPLSKEMWQRLESSTWIQDGAVEAPRIVYLFSDPNCPYCNMFWKQARPWVESGDVQLRHVMVGMLRPDSAGKSAALLEAENPAAALSRHEAAGKASKLEPLEEVSPKLTEKLEANLTLMGAMGASATPAIYYLDGNGRLQQQQGAPRPDSLAEIMGPLSPKR
- a CDS encoding cytochrome c4, producing MNIAHWPLTGVLIAAFLPAHAADSTAVYTKGGSNPAAMACVTCHGVEGEGMAAAGFPRLAGLSAGYMRKQLADFASGVRANPVMQPIAAALSAEEADTVTAMLADKPGPQVERIGRTAAAEGSGETLALRGAWERNIPECVACHGPSGVGVGDAFPPLAGQSAQYLASQLTAWRQGTRKNDPNDLMGHIARSLTDDEIKAVSAYFAGLTDQGAAR
- a CDS encoding cytochrome C; translated protein: MNTQTSALLLIALAAPAYADDIVMEDQSQILTGAGETASSRYFQPPQESELPDDAYGKLVQEGRAIFVDTKNRAPEYVGNGLACANCHLEQGRKANSAPLWAAYTMYPAYRKKNNKVNSYAERLQGCFQFSMNGKAPEADGPVIAALSAYSYWLATGAPTGQELPGRAYPEVPKPENGYDLAKGEQVYAAQCAVCHGQNGEGQKSGDDYVFPPLWGADSFNWGAGMHRINTAAAFIKENMPLGKGGSLSDEDAWHVAAFMNSHERPQDPRLIDGSVEKTRDKFHANDGVNLYGEIVNGTMLGKGL